Below is a window of Chloroflexota bacterium DNA.
GATGGCATGGGCTGGTTCCGGGGCAGGAATAATGCCCTCAGCACGGGCGAATTGTATTGCACTCTGAAAGACCGCGGTCTGGTTCACTGCTCTGGCCTCGATAAGACCCAGCACATTAAGGTGCGATACGATGGGAGCCATTCCATGGTAGCGCAGGCCTCCAGCATGGACAGGCGGTGGAACAAAAGTATGTCCAAGCGTATGCATCTTGACAATCGGAGCCAGCCCGGCTACATCTCCATAGTCCCAGGCGTATGGTCCCTTAGTGACACTAGGACAGGCCTCGGGTTCAACAGCGATTATCTGTATCTTCTTTCCCTTCAGCTTATCCGGTATAAAGGGAAGAAAAGTGCCAGCGAAATTGCTTCCCCCGCCAATGCAGCCAACGATAATGTCGGGGTATACCCCTGCTTTTTCAAGTTGCTTTTTGGACTCTTGCCCTATAACAGTCTGATGCATCAAGACGTGATTAAGGACGCTGCCCAGCGCATAGAAGGTATCATCACGGCTAAAAGCATCCTCGCATGCCTCACTGATGGCAATACCCAGACTCCCCGTGGAATTTGGATCTTCCGCCAGGATTTGACGTCCTATCTTCGTATCCTGACTGGGACTGGGTACCACCTTTGCTCCAAAGACCTCCATGAGGATGCGACGATAGGGCTTCTGCTGGTAACTGACCTTAACCATATACACCTTGCACTCCAGGCCCATGAAGTTGCAGCCTATGGCCAGGGCACTGCCCCACTGGCCGGCACCGGTCTCGGTGGCAAGCCGCTTGGCCCCTGCCTTCTTGGCATAGTAGGCCTGAGCAACCGCAGTGTTCAGCTTGTGGCTGCCTGCTGGGCTTTCCCCCTCGTACTTGTAGAAGATTTTGGCTGGTGTCCCCAGAGCCTTCTCCAGACGATGGGCTCGATGCAGCG
It encodes the following:
- a CDS encoding TrpB-like pyridoxal phosphate-dependent enzyme; this translates as MEQTKFILTEQEIPTSWYNVQADLPKPLPPILHPGTKEPTILPPPLFPASLNEQEFSKERYIEIPEEIQQIYRLWRPTSLHRAHRLEKALGTPAKIFYKYEGESPAGSHKLNTAVAQAYYAKKAGAKRLATETGAGQWGSALAIGCNFMGLECKVYMVKVSYQQKPYRRILMEVFGAKVVPSPSQDTKIGRQILAEDPNSTGSLGIAISEACEDAFSRDDTFYALGSVLNHVLMHQTVIGQESKKQLEKAGVYPDIIVGCIGGGSNFAGTFLPFIPDKLKGKKIQIIAVEPEACPSVTKGPYAWDYGDVAGLAPIVKMHTLGHTFVPPPVHAGGLRYHGMAPIVSHLNVLGLIEARAVNQTAVFQSAIQFARAEGIIPAPEPAHAIKVVIDEALKCKESGEKKTILLALSGHGHFDLGAYELFIAGKLQDYGYPKEKVEEALTKLPKVGI